The Tenebrio molitor chromosome 5, icTenMoli1.1, whole genome shotgun sequence genome has a segment encoding these proteins:
- the LOC138131750 gene encoding uncharacterized protein, with amino-acid sequence MPKQKISLREKILQWTSKKDLYEIKSTREMFCKACGKLFICEKKCHLQQHEQTAIHKENIMTPLRQTLLTQNLEESANSTFNMELCNVFLAANIPWHKLQNPAFQNFLTKYCGRKIPDESTLRKNYLPKCYKDTIDRIRNELDPFNIWVSVDETTDALGRYVANCLVGKLSEDEPGKSYLLASKQLERTNHETIARFVNQSLEILWSTRVVAEKFLLFVTDGAPYMIKSGRHLKVFYPKIVHVTCLAHALNLVAEKNRYQYEDVDNLISNVKKIFVKAPLRVEMYKEKLKEMPLPPQPILTRWGTWLQAAMFYSEHFDSIKEVVMSFDGSSAVAIQKAQSIMKKPGIKNQLIYVRSNFKIICESITQLEKNGLPLTDSIKIVENVFTSLKKSPGPVAAVALKKLEDVTEKNPGYKFLLELARIFRGEDVPEHDTKMEEIYYKFAPITSCEVERSFSKYKSILVDNRQCFKVENLEQYLVCNVNT; translated from the exons atgccgaaacaaaaaattagtttacgcgaaaaaatattacagtggacaagcaagaaagatttatatgaaataaaatcaacccgagaaatgttttgtaaagcttgtggtaaactg tttatatgcgaaaaaaaatgtcacttgcaacagcatgagcaaacggccatccataaagagaacattatgacaccgcttcggcaaacgttgctgacacagaacttggaggaatcggcaaatagtacattcaatatggaactttgtaacgtctttttagctgccaatataccatggcacaaactacaaaatcctgcgtttcagaattttctgacaaaatattgtggtagaaaaattccggatgagtctactttacggaaaaattatttaccaaaatgctacaaagat actattgaccgcattcggaatgagctggatccttttaacatatgggtttcagttgacgaaacaacagatgcacttgggcgatatgtggcgaattgtctggttgggaaactttcagaagatgaacctggaaaatcttatcttttggcgtctaaacaattagaaagaacaaatcatgagacaatagctagattcgtaaatcaatctttag aaatcttgtggagtaccagagttgttgctgaaaagtttcttttgtttgtaacggatggagcaccatatatgataaaatctggtagacaccttaaggtgttttatccaaaaattgtgcatgtcacatgcttagcgcatgctttaaatctagtggctgaaaaaaatcgctatcaatatgaagatgtggataatttaatttcgaacgtgaaaaaaattttcgttaaggcacctttgagagttgaaatgtacaaagaaaaactaaaagaaatgccactgcctccacagccaattttaacacgatggggaacatggcttcaggctgctatgttttacagcgaacactttgattccattaaagaa gttgtcatgtcctttgatggaagttctgctgttgctattcaaaaagcacagtctataatgaagaaacccggaataaaaaaccaattaatttatgttcgcagtaattttaaaataatctgcgaaagtattactcaattggaaaaaaatgggttacctttaaccgattcaatcaaaattgttgaaaacgtatttacctccctaaaaaaatctccaggccctgtagcagcagtagcattaaaaaaacttgaagatgttactgaaaaaaatcctggatacaaatttcttctagaattggcaagaatttttagaggtgaagatgtgccggaacatgacaccaaaatggaagaaatttattacaaatttgcgcccattacctcttgcgaggtagaaagaagtttttcaaaatataagtccattttggtggataaccgacaatgttttaaagtagaaaatttagagcaatatcttgtatgcaatgtaaatacgtaa